One window from the genome of Ictidomys tridecemlineatus isolate mIctTri1 chromosome 12, mIctTri1.hap1, whole genome shotgun sequence encodes:
- the Ecrg4 gene encoding augurin has product MVASSTRPAVLALTGLALLLLLCLGPGGISANKLKQMLQKREAPALTETKVAMDENRAKEFLSSMKRQKRQLWDRTRPEVQQWYQQFLYMGFDEAKFEDDITYWLNRDRNGHDYYGDYYQRHYDEDSAIGPRSPHSFRHGASVNYDDY; this is encoded by the exons ATGGTCGCGTCCTCCACGCGGCCCGCTGTCCTGGCCCTGACCGGGCTGGCGCTGCTTCTGCTGCTGTGCCTTGGTCCAG gCGGCATAAGTGCAAATAAACTCAAGCAGATGCTTCAGAAACGAGAAG CACCTGCTCTGACTGAGACAAAAGTGGCCATGGATGAGAATAGAGCCAAAGAGTTCCTGAGCAGCATGAAGCGCCAGAAGCGGCAGCTGTGGGACCGGACTCGGCCAGAGGTGCAGCAGTGGTACCAGCAGTTCCTCTACATGGGCTTTGACGAAGCG aAATTTGAAGATGACATCACCTATTGGCTAAATAGAGACCGAAATGGACATGACTACTATGGTGATTACTACCAACGTCACTATGATGAAGACTCTGCCATTGGACCCCGGAGCCCCCATAGCTTTAGGCATGGAGCCAGTGTCAACTATGATGACTACTGA